Proteins encoded by one window of Gammaproteobacteria bacterium CG11_big_fil_rev_8_21_14_0_20_46_22:
- the rpoC gene encoding DNA-directed RNA polymerase subunit beta' — protein sequence MKEFFNLINKRDHRLDDFDAIRLSLASPQDIESWSFGEVKKPETINYRTFKPERDGLFCARIFGPIKDYECLCGKYKRLKHRGVVCEKCGVEVTMAKVRRERMGHIQLASPVAHIWFLKSLPSRIGLLLDMTLRDIERILYFESYVVIDAGMTELERGQLLSDEQFLDAVEEYGDEFDARMGAEAVQELLKDIDLHEAVQTLRDDMSNTNSEAKLKKLTKRLKLVESFIESGNKPEWMIMTVLPVLPPDLRPLVPLEGGRFATSDLNDLYRRVINRNNRLQRLLELSAPDIIVRNEKRMLQEAVDALLDNGRRGRAITGTNKRPLKSLADIIKGKQGRFRQNLLGKRVDYSGRSVIVVGPTLRLHQCGLPKRMALELFKPFIYNKLQFRDLASTIKAAKKMVEAEAPEVWDILADVIREHPVLLNRAPTLHRLGIQAFEPVLIEGKAIQLHPLVCTAYNADFDGDQMAVHIPLTIEAQLEARTLMMSTNNVLSPANGQPIIVPSQDVILGLYYMTREKINVQGENMAFSSLAEVEHAYAEGFVDIHAKVRVRLRDTRLDEQGDVHHETRLIETTVGRALLSSILPEGMSFDSINRVLTKKSVSKLIDDCYRIMGLKTTCIFADKLMYTGFRYATVAGVSIGIDDMIIPQEKEGILERAEDEVKEIENQFASGLLTDHERYNKVVDVWSQTNDIVAKAMMEKLEKEDVVDAEGNTTSQESFNSIYMMADSGARGSAAQMRQLAGMRGLMAKPDGSIIETPITANFREGLTVQQYFISTHGARKGLADTALKTANSGYLTRRLVDVAQDLVVTALDCGTEEGLIITPLIEGGDVVEPLRERVLGRVTALDIYVPGSDDILIAQGTMLDEKSVDTLEHHNIDEVKVRSVITCDTRYGVCAKCYGRDLARGHLVSPGEAIGVIAAQSIGEPGTQLTMRTFHIGGAASRATAANSIEVKNSGHVKLHKLKTVKHVKGHFVVVSRSGEVAILDENGRERERYKLPYGATLTVSDGDAVAGGQIVAQWDPHTHPIVSEVEGQLKFVDMVEGITMNKQTDEITGLTSIVITDASQRSSSKELKPIVKVIDAKGRDIMVPGTKQPVMYFLPVGAIVNLDDKSQIGIGDVIARIPQESGKTRDITGGLPRVADLFEARTPKECAILAEESGVIGFGKETKGKRRLQITQENGDVFEALLPKWRQLNVFEGERVERGEIIADGPLSPHDILRLKGISDLAHYIVNEVQDVYRLQGVKINDKHIEVVLKQMLRKMFILDAGDSTFIQGEQVELTRFLEEKDRLKSQEKQLAKGIPVLLGITKASLSTDSFLSAASFQETTRVLTEAAVCGKRDHLRGLKENVTVGRLIPAGTGYAYHLSRKKEVIDVTREVTAEDVEAALSKALSEGNLGSGERASDEPTNSDE from the coding sequence ATTAAAGAATTTTTCAATCTCATAAATAAGCGTGATCACAGGCTAGATGACTTTGATGCTATCCGCTTGAGTTTGGCCTCACCTCAGGACATCGAGTCATGGTCTTTTGGTGAAGTCAAAAAGCCAGAAACGATCAACTACCGTACGTTCAAGCCTGAGCGCGACGGTTTGTTCTGTGCGCGTATCTTTGGCCCGATCAAAGATTACGAATGCTTGTGTGGTAAATACAAGCGCTTGAAGCACCGCGGTGTGGTCTGCGAAAAATGTGGTGTGGAAGTCACAATGGCGAAAGTGCGTCGTGAACGCATGGGTCATATTCAGTTGGCGAGCCCTGTTGCACACATCTGGTTCTTGAAATCATTACCGTCACGTATCGGCTTGTTGTTGGATATGACCTTGCGCGATATTGAGCGTATTTTGTATTTCGAATCTTACGTTGTCATTGATGCCGGTATGACAGAACTTGAGCGCGGGCAGTTGTTGTCTGACGAGCAGTTCTTGGATGCGGTTGAAGAATACGGCGACGAGTTTGATGCGCGCATGGGTGCGGAAGCTGTACAAGAATTGCTGAAAGACATCGACCTTCACGAAGCGGTACAAACCTTGCGTGATGATATGTCCAACACAAATTCAGAAGCGAAACTTAAAAAGCTCACAAAACGATTGAAACTGGTTGAGTCATTCATCGAGTCTGGCAATAAGCCAGAGTGGATGATCATGACGGTGTTGCCTGTGTTGCCACCAGATTTGCGCCCATTGGTACCCTTGGAAGGGGGTCGTTTTGCGACGTCAGATCTGAATGATCTTTACCGTCGTGTGATTAACCGTAATAACCGTTTGCAACGTTTGTTAGAATTGAGCGCACCAGACATCATCGTGCGTAACGAAAAACGTATGTTGCAAGAAGCGGTGGACGCGCTGTTGGATAACGGCCGTCGTGGTCGCGCCATTACAGGCACCAACAAACGTCCATTGAAATCTTTGGCTGATATCATCAAAGGTAAGCAAGGCCGTTTCCGTCAAAACTTGTTGGGTAAGCGTGTAGACTACTCCGGTCGTTCAGTGATCGTGGTCGGTCCAACTTTGCGTTTGCACCAATGTGGTTTGCCAAAGCGTATGGCTTTGGAATTGTTCAAGCCATTCATCTACAACAAACTTCAATTCCGTGATCTAGCGAGCACGATTAAAGCCGCTAAGAAAATGGTCGAAGCCGAAGCGCCAGAAGTCTGGGATATTTTGGCAGACGTCATTCGTGAACATCCAGTGTTGCTTAACCGCGCACCAACCCTTCACCGCTTGGGTATTCAAGCGTTTGAACCAGTATTGATCGAAGGTAAAGCCATCCAGCTTCACCCATTGGTCTGTACTGCGTATAACGCCGACTTTGACGGTGACCAAATGGCCGTTCACATACCGTTGACCATCGAGGCGCAGCTTGAGGCGCGTACTTTGATGATGTCGACGAATAACGTACTGTCGCCAGCCAATGGTCAGCCGATCATTGTGCCATCACAAGACGTGATCTTGGGCTTGTACTACATGACGCGTGAAAAAATCAACGTCCAAGGTGAGAACATGGCGTTCTCAAGTTTGGCTGAGGTTGAGCATGCTTACGCTGAAGGCTTTGTGGATATTCACGCGAAAGTTCGTGTGCGTTTACGCGACACACGTTTGGATGAGCAAGGCGATGTGCACCATGAAACGCGCTTGATTGAAACCACGGTCGGCCGTGCATTATTGTCGTCTATTTTGCCAGAAGGTATGTCCTTTGATTCGATCAACCGTGTCTTGACGAAAAAGTCAGTCTCGAAATTGATCGACGATTGCTACCGTATCATGGGGCTAAAAACCACGTGTATCTTTGCTGATAAATTGATGTACACCGGTTTCCGTTATGCAACGGTGGCAGGCGTGTCTATCGGTATCGATGACATGATTATTCCGCAAGAGAAAGAAGGCATTCTTGAACGCGCGGAAGATGAAGTGAAAGAAATTGAAAACCAATTTGCCTCAGGTTTGTTAACCGATCATGAGCGTTATAACAAAGTGGTCGACGTTTGGTCACAAACCAATGACATCGTAGCAAAAGCGATGATGGAAAAATTGGAAAAAGAAGATGTGGTGGATGCCGAAGGTAACACGACATCACAAGAGTCATTCAACTCGATCTACATGATGGCCGACTCGGGTGCGCGTGGTAGCGCGGCTCAGATGCGTCAGTTGGCGGGTATGAGGGGTTTGATGGCGAAACCAGACGGTTCGATCATCGAAACACCCATTACAGCCAACTTCCGTGAAGGTTTGACGGTACAGCAGTACTTTATTTCCACTCACGGTGCGCGTAAAGGTTTGGCCGATACGGCGTTGAAAACAGCGAACTCCGGTTACTTGACCCGTCGTTTGGTTGACGTGGCACAAGACTTGGTGGTCACTGCGCTTGACTGCGGCACCGAAGAAGGCTTGATCATCACCCCATTGATTGAAGGCGGTGATGTGGTTGAACCTTTGCGTGAACGTGTGTTGGGTCGTGTGACGGCGCTGGATATTTACGTACCAGGTAGCGACGATATTTTGATCGCACAAGGCACGATGTTGGATGAGAAGAGTGTGGACACACTTGAGCATCACAATATCGACGAAGTGAAAGTCCGGTCTGTGATTACTTGTGACACGCGCTACGGCGTGTGCGCGAAATGCTACGGTCGTGACTTGGCACGCGGTCACTTGGTTAGCCCAGGTGAAGCTATTGGTGTGATTGCTGCGCAATCGATCGGTGAGCCAGGTACTCAGTTGACGATGCGTACCTTCCACATCGGTGGTGCGGCATCGCGCGCGACAGCAGCGAATAGCATTGAAGTGAAAAACTCTGGCCATGTGAAATTGCACAAACTAAAAACAGTGAAGCACGTTAAAGGTCACTTCGTGGTGGTATCACGTTCAGGTGAAGTTGCGATATTGGATGAAAACGGCCGCGAGCGCGAGCGTTATAAGTTGCCTTACGGTGCGACATTAACGGTGTCTGACGGCGATGCGGTCGCGGGCGGTCAAATTGTGGCGCAGTGGGATCCGCATACGCATCCGATCGTGTCTGAAGTTGAAGGCCAGTTGAAGTTCGTCGACATGGTCGAAGGCATCACGATGAACAAACAAACCGATGAAATCACCGGTTTGACGAGCATCGTGATCACTGACGCCTCGCAACGCAGTTCATCCAAAGAATTGAAACCGATCGTTAAAGTCATTGATGCCAAAGGCAGAGATATCATGGTGCCGGGCACAAAACAGCCGGTGATGTACTTCTTGCCAGTTGGCGCGATTGTGAACTTGGATGATAAATCGCAAATCGGTATCGGTGACGTGATCGCCCGTATTCCCCAGGAAAGCGGAAAAACGCGCGATATCACCGGTGGTCTACCGCGTGTGGCCGATCTTTTCGAAGCCCGCACGCCGAAAGAATGTGCGATCTTGGCTGAAGAAAGCGGTGTCATTGGTTTTGGTAAAGAAACCAAGGGCAAACGCCGTTTACAAATCACGCAAGAAAATGGCGACGTGTTTGAAGCTTTATTGCCGAAATGGCGCCAGCTTAACGTGTTTGAAGGTGAGCGCGTGGAGCGTGGTGAAATCATCGCTGACGGCCCATTAAGCCCGCACGATATCTTGCGCTTGAAAGGCATCAGCGACTTGGCTCACTACATTGTGAACGAAGTCCAAGATGTTTACCGCCTGCAAGGTGTGAAGATCAACGATAAGCATATTGAGGTCGTCTTAAAGCAAATGTTGCGTAAAATGTTTATTTTGGATGCGGGTGATTCTACCTTTATCCAAGGTGAGCAAGTTGAGTTGACTCGCTTCTTGGAAGAAAAAGATCGCTTGAAGTCGCAAGAAAAGCAATTGGCCAAAGGTATTCCGGTACTTCTAGGTATCACGAAAGCCTCTTTGTCGACCGATTCATTCTTGTCAGCGGCTTCGTTCCAAGAAACCACGCGTGTGCTTACGGAAGCAGCGGTGTGCGGTAAGCGCGATCATCTGCGTGGCTTGAAAGAAAACGTCACCGTGGGTCGTTTGATCCCAGCCGGTACGGGCTACGCGTATCATTTGTCACGCAAAAAAGAAGTGATTGATGTGACACGTGAAGTCACGGCGGAAGATGTGGAAGCCGCTTTGTCTAAAGCGTTGTCGGAA